The following DNA comes from Hordeum vulgare subsp. vulgare chromosome 3H, MorexV3_pseudomolecules_assembly, whole genome shotgun sequence.
TGAAAAGCTATTcataagcaatacctacaccagttttcttctagaaacagaattgagaacaacgaggtggtgaaacaaagagcaagtaatgtagcacaagggttcacgcaggTACCCAACTATTCTCTAGAGGTGGAATCTCTTTTCTATAACTTGTATCATTGGCATTACAAAATCATCTATGTATGCAGTGGATAGATGTAGTGATTACATATCCATGTGGATCACTAGATTCAGACATAGATGGTTCCCGTTGGAATCTCGCTTGTCGGAATGAAAAATACAACATACACTGTGTGAAAAAAATTGTCTTTGTCTTTCCCCGGCCACGAGGCATTTGAACTAAAATTGAACCATCGGGTATTCCTAGCATTTTCTTGACTAACTTCCTAATCTTAATGTGGTGACCTCTGATAATGAGAGTCCCTCTCTTCCAGTCGAACTGGTCGAATAACCACAATGTTAAACCTCGAGGCATCCTGCATGCAGGCATTTCTAATAATGCTGCAAAATCAATCTCTCTTACCCATTCTTTCTGTATGCCAGTAAGTGATTCCACAACCTGGTTAAACTTCTGACGGTTGCACTTGTAACCAATAACCTGCATAGTATACAATCAAATGGAGTTGTCACACCAGTGAGGACACAGTACACTTATCGAATGGGTAATAGTTAATGTTAATCATAACTAGCTTTTGGAATGACCTACTTACAGGATTCCACGAAGTTACGCATGGGTTCACGTGTATATGCCAATTCGTATGGAAATTGTTGTCATCAACTTGATGCATACTCTTTAGGTGCCTAACACTTTTTGTGTTTCTCTTGTCAAGGAGGTCCTCAGCAGATATAAAACTACTATCATCAGAGCTTTCCTTCGCCATAAACTCTCGCCTGGCATATGCTTGAAATCATCTATTATGTCTCTTATTTGACTGGCCACTCTGTGAGCTTGCAGAATCAATACTTCAATATCGCTTCCTGCACACTTCTGATTCGTTAGACTCTCACATCGTACGGTGCATATTTGTTTTCCTCTAGGTGCATTTTTTGAAATGGTCTAGCCTCTTAGGCGCTTCGAATGCCCTCTGTTTCTTTGTGAATTCATCGCCATACTTACTAAGATGCTGGTCACCCCGATTATTTAAATTGCAACCTTGTTGTCCTGAATGTGAGTCTTCAACCGACAAGAGGTTGTTGTAGCATATGAGAAATCTTGTTGGTTAAAGGCATTTACTCCATTTCAGTTTCCGGCTGAATGCTATTATGCAAGTAACACTAATCTAAATCTTTAGGTACACTTCAAATGCTACAACACACAAAACGTAACTAATTATGGGTTAATATAAAATTGATATCCAAAACATAGAATGGAAATGAATTCAAGTCTGCTGTGGTGGATGAACTAACTGATTTTAAGGACATCTCACTTGAGCAGGGTTCATATCATCTTCAAATCATGGGTGTTCTACTCGATCAAAGGATCACATTCATATGGATGTGGACTCTGACAAAGCGATTTCAGATGCATTCAAGTGTCAAGGCGGAAATATACAAAACAAATCAACTGTAACGCTAACAATAACAGATTATATACCTTGGAAAAGACGGGTTTGGGTGTCTAGAGCACCTCTGCTAACCTTCTCCCAACAGGATCCACGAGCTTGAGGAACTCTGACGGCGGCGGCGCACAATTGTAAAAGACTAGTAGAAGAAGGTTGCTTGTGGATGCCGTGGTAGTAAGCATGGGCATAGTCCGGGCCGGGCCGGGTCGGGCCGGGCTTTAAAAAGCCTGAACGGGAAAACtcaggcccgagcccggcccgaccGTCGGGCCTAACAAATCGGGCCCGACCCCGGCCCGAACATGCAAAGCCCGGTAAAGCCCGACAGGCCCGGCCCGATCTACGTTTAAAAATACGTTTTGCAACCCCGAGCCCGGTCCGGTCTGCTCTTCGGGCTTACTTTTCAGGCCCGAGCCCGGCTCGGGATTTTCGGGTCGGGCCGGCCGGGCCAGACTGCCCATGCCCAGATGTACGTGGTAGTACATCAATGGCTACGGAGGGATTCAATGTGCATCGTGTACAAAATCGTGCTCATACTGTAAGCAATGTGTTTTGATACATAATCGAACGTATACTTTATGTTGACTATGCTACAGCGATGCATGGATCTTAAAATCATCCAACGACATTCGCGTACCCGATAAAAGCCGGCACCGCTAGTTTTCATTTCGCCTGCATTGCTCTGATCCCCATCCTAGCTGAACACACAACACAACAGCGCCGACGGAGTATAATATCGGAAACAGAAATCCATTCGGTGAATCGCTATCTCTAGAAACTAACACAGCAGGTACAACAAAGGCTCTCCAACAAACTGTTCGGCAGAATGTACTTTTACACAGTACTCAGAATACGGAAAttaaagatacatgcatgccacgCCGCACAAGCACACAAGTGTGCTGTTCGGGCAATAGTATACAACAGCAGCAGATTGAACCAACCACAAAGTAAAGTGAAATGTTCGGAAAGGTAAAAACGACAAACTGAAATTAATGGATAGGGTATTGGATCGACCGGCGGACGGACCGTCTTAGCTGAAGCCAGTGAGGTCAAGTGTGGCCTCGTCCTCAGACGTCTGGAACTCCCTGGACGCCATCTGCACCACGTCTTCGTCCTGATCACTGCTGCCACCGGCGCTGCTGCGGCCGGTCTCGCTGCCGTAGTAGCCGCCACCGAGGTGCTGGGGGAGTGGGAACAAGTTCAGGTTCGTGCATGCTGCATGCATATGCATGCTTCCCTGGGCACTAAACATCTGCGGAAATGCAGTCTCTGGTCCATGGTGCAGCAGGTTGTTGTCGCTGTAGGTCGGGAAGGTGGCTGGGTAGTAGTATCCCTCCAGCATCTCGCCACCGTAGGCGTTCAGGTCCGGCAACGGCGCGCTCAGGTTCATCACCCCTGCTTGGGACGATGACCCGGCCGCGTCGGCTGGGTGGAGGTACTGACCCATCCCGGGTGGGCCGGAGACGGCCAGCATTGCAGCGGCACCTGGAACGACCTGGCCGTCATACCCGACGCCGCCGGACGATGGACACGGTGGCGCCGCGTTCTCGTCAGCCATCATTTTGTCGCGGATGTACTCCTCAAGGAGGGTGAACTGGCCCGGGGCGGCCTGTTGGCTCGTCTTCTTCTTGAACCGGCGCTTCGACTTGAGGCTCCGTTTTGTCGCGTTCCAGTGATTCTTGACGGCGTTCTCCGACCGGCCGGGGAGGCACCTCGCGATGGACGACCAGCGGTTTCCGTGGATCTTGTGCGCGTCGATCAGCAGTATGTCGTCCGCCTCAGTCCAGATGTGCTCCTTCTGGAACGTGATTATGTGAAGGAAAGTTAATGCCTCGAGATGATTGGCACAAGCAAGTGCAATTGAATTGCATATCATACTGGACATACTAGTTCGTACTACGATAGTATAATCGTTCTGAAACGGAAACGTGGTAGTTTTTCAAAATCGCCTTATTTTGGTAGAAATAAATTGCGTCCCTGAATCCTCGCAACAAAGctcaacaatatatatatatatatacatctgaAGGTTAGCTAAACTAGAATGGCCTGGCTGAAACTCAACTAAGTATCTGGAAAGAGTGAAAAATAATCACTAGAAATTGAATGGCTTTTTTCGAACGTCTTCAGACGGCAAGGTCCTCCAGCAATTCATATGGGTATAGAGATGAATTGATCTAAAAAACCATATGATGCTTGGTTACTTCAATAAATTGGTTGAAAACAAAGACAATAGGCGGCCACGCCGCTAAACATACACGATTTTTTTTCAGACGCTTGTGCATCTGCAATTCTACAAATAAAATTGTAGAACCTAATATGCTTGACCATTATCTCCCTGCAATCTCTTCCCAAGGGCCACGGACAAAATTACTCACGCGAACAATTAGTggccatgatgaagaaattggcGCAGTTAATGATTAAAATAAAGTCATGCAGCATGACGAGCAATTCATTCCTCACTTAATACCCACTCCCGAATTGTACGACCAAAAGTTTCGCATGCTTCGAATGTAGTAAAAACTAAGCCAAAACAATTTAGATGTGCGAATCATATAGATCTATGGAAGATTTCCGATAATTAAAATCAAATAAAGACTATATAAGCTGCCATGCGTGCATCACCTTGATGCCTGGGCGGACGTGATTTGTCCATCGCTCACGGCACTGCTTGCCGATCCGTCCCGGGAGGTGATCTGAAATGGTCGCCCACTTATGTTCGCCATGCTGATCCACCAATCTCTTGAGAAGTCTGCAAACAAGAAAAGCAAATTGATCAATTAAGCAGAACGGTAGGCATGCCGCGAGATCAAGCTGCTCAAAAAACGAATCAGATTCGGCTGTTTCACGTACTCGTCCTCTTCCTCCGTCCACGGTCCCCTGAACGGCGTCGGCCCAGCGTTCCTGGCGGCAGGTCTCTGTCGCCGGACCACGGGGATCTCCACCGGGACGGCCTCAGCGCCATAAGCGTCGGCCGCGTGGGTCCCCTCCGGCATGACGATGAAGGTGGAGGGAGGCATGCCGAAGCCAGAAACGAGCAATCCCGTGTCGGGGAATACCGTCGGAGCGCTGCCAGCTTGCTGGAAGTGGGGAAAACCATGGGCAGGGCTCAGGGTGTACCTTTCGAACCTCCCGTACGCGTCCGTCGACatggccgccaccgccgccagctCCTGGTTCAAAAGCAACTCCCCCATCGACGCCATCGCCGGAGGTCAGAACTCAGtaggaagggaggaggtgggcgaAGGGGGTGGAATTTCGAGGAatcgagcgagcgagcgagagtgagagagaggaagAGTCTGCCACAGGGGAGAAGGCAAGTCGCTGTCGAGATGAAGATCCAGGGACCCGCATCATATAGAGGATGAGGTGCCGCATCAGCCCTTAATCTCTGGGCCCACATTCATCCGACGGTGGGAAGCCTTCCTAGAATATGACGTTCCAAGTACACACATTCCACAGAGGCTCACGGGAGGGGCGAAGATCGGCCCTTGGATCCCATCTCTGTCTCTGGCGCCCCATGTAGACCAGGCGTAGCCAGTTGCTCAGGAGTTGAGCTGTTGCGCAGTGGGGCCCGGCTGTGGGTACATCTCACTCGAGCAAGCAAGAGCCAGTTTGGATGACGAGTTTGTTACAGCTGACAGGGAGGCGCTGCTCCATACAAACTTCCAAATATAGGTATGTCCGCATGCGCATAAATGGCTCTTGCCACTGAGATCCCAATCGCAACTCTTTTCAGTGGAATATGATCGTTGGTGTGCACGTAAAAATAAATACATTTGTTGAGAATTAATTTCCCTATAATTAGTATTCGACAAACATTAGCTCATTTTTATTTGCATTGTTAGTGGTCCAGTGCCAGGAAAGCCCGTGCCATACAAATAATTACTCATGTGGAATTTCAGTCAATTTCTATCTTAATCAATTCTTTGGTTTCCATGTAAatcaatttaattattttttagtCTGATTTCAATCAACTTCAGGAACATTCCACACAAATAAATATTCCAGAATTGTTCAcagtttttttttcttcaaaaatacAAGTTTCTGTATCTCCTAGATAAGTAAAAATTGAGTGTTAAATCTTTAGTACGTCAATTTTGTCTGACAAGCATTCAATACCACAAATGGATATTTTGGTTAGATTCCTACTAAATAGTCAAGCGGAAGTGGTGCatttatattgttgattctataACACCGTTACATGTATCAGAAAATGAGTCGATCAGACCCTCAGGATCTATTAAAACGAGGAGTCATAATATGCAACTTGTTCTTTTCGTGTCGGCTACATTTCAATCATGATCCACGAAAGCCAAAAATAGTATGTGTGACTTTTTCTTGTCAGGTATTGTTTAGTATCTATAAACTTATCATATACAACTGTTAGGGCATTAGATATCGAGAAGAGCAATAAAATGGTAGGATGCAACCTACAAACATTTAATGTATGCATGCTTGTGGCTAGGAATTATTGCCAAGGTCTTTAGGTTGCATATATTTTGGAACAAGTAATGGTAAACGGTATTGGTCTGTCGTCACTCTATGATATAGGTGCAACGGTGAACGGTATTGGTTTGTCATTACTCTGTGACATAGGTGCCACAGTAAATGGTACTGGTTTGGCGTTACTCTAATATAGACGTAGCGGTAAATATTATTAGTTTGTCGTCAACCTATGATTGTAGGCGCAATAGTAGATGGTATTGGTTTGTCGTTACTACGATATAGGTGCAACGGTAAACGGTATTGGTTTGTCGTTACTCTATGATATAGGCGTTGCCACGTCAACTATCCCATGATAGAGAATAAGGATGGTCAAACCATGGCCCGTGCttctttcaatttttctttcaggACCTAGGTATTTCAATGCCTCACAATGAACTAACCACTTAGCACCTTGTGGTCCTAGAAAAAAGGCGATGTGGGAGACGACCAAGTCACCCTCGCTCTTTCGGCGAGGTATGGGTTCTCCTCCCCTCCGGTCGCTGCTTCGTGATGGATGGGTGAGCAAACCCTGACTCCCTGCCTTTGTTGTAGTTAGGGTTAGGACTAGTGTGCCCTACGGCGACGTTTGGATGGAGTTAACACGGGTGTTTGGAATAACTTTTCCCTGATCTCAACCTCATCTGGACGACGCCCCATATGGTGAACTTCAGGGATTTGTGGCTACCTCATTCCATAATTTCCTTGGTGTGATGGATCTGGttgtgtttggtgtttctctggaGGTTTCAATCTCATGGGGTGTTGTCTTTGTTTGGGGGACGATGAATCTCCAAGTACAGAGTTGGAGGGTCGTCGGACTTCGGCGACATGTCGCGCATTGGTGTTTCAAGGAGCACGAGGGATGATCACCGGTCGATGTGCTATAGCGGTAGTGGGCTTGCCAACGACAAGCCTCTTCACCGTCTCACAAAGCGCACATGGGGCGATGATGCTTGTTCGTCTCCGAAGAAGGCAAGTGGCGGGCATGGTGGTTGCGAAAATCCCCGTTGGTGGAGCTTTATTGCAAATGTTTCTGGACATGTgtcctctctcttttcctctcatgGTTTTCATGAATTCGTGTTGTAATTTGATTGTTTAATGGTATGTGGAAATTCTGGAAAAAAGGTGGAAGAAAACCTAGCGCTATCAATGCTTGACCCATTATTTTCGTACAATTTAGTAGATTGACGAAAGATATGTCTATGATCCCACATAATTTAATATTTAAATATGACCTACACATTGGGAAAAAAGAGAAGCCTAACTAAAAATGGCGTCCACATTTCTGTCTTTCGGGTATCGTTTTCCATTATCCATAGACAGATGCTTCCTTTTTCTTCCTATATGTTTTAAGTTCGGTATGATGTTTGTAGTactggaacttgatcttcttgttgtgtcACTGTGTAGGAAGGGAGGGAGGACATGGGTGATGTTGGCAAACACAATGATAAATCATTTAAGAAAAACATAGAAATAGATTAATGTTTGAAGATCAGAATTGGTTTCTATCATAGAATTTTGGTCAATTAATCTTATCACAGCTCCACTGTAACTCCGCAGCTTCTCTTTCTTTCAGAGTGGTCGCGGTGATTAAGGATTAGGCAAAGACTTCGGTTCTCGCCGGGGCTAGATTATTGGGTAACTTAATTTCGAGAGGCGGATCCCTATGCTTCCGACctgtgtggtcctgtaacatattAAAACCTTGTTATTCTTTTTCTTAATTAAAAAGataagacacaacttttgccttcGTGATAAAAAAAAATGTAAATGCGCCCCATTACCGGGCTGCACGGTAAAACTCTATGGGTGATAGCCAGACACTCTTGTTGTGCAAAGCATGTGTGACGGGAGTTGGGCATGCGGCGTGAGTGGGACAAGGAGGAAACGCAAGGCGCATACACGGCGAGATGCCGGTCACATAAAGAAATCAAAAGGAGAAACGTCACACTGAAATCTGCCAAAAAGCAAGCAAGGAGGCGCGAAGTACAACTAATGCAAAATGTCCTCAAGCAACCTATCGAACAGCCCGAAGCGAGAAGGAAGCTTCCTTCTCGTATTTCTTCGGGACGCCACGCAACCCTCGGTTTGGTCCAAATGCTGTTATGCATTGCATGTCTGATGTCTCGAAATAGGCCGATTGCATGCGTTCTCGGTTTGCATGGGAATAACTAGTTAGCGAGTAGAGTATTTTTTTTGAGAGCCTTCAAACCATCATTCTCGCGCGTTACCACTCGGCGTGTTCTCAGTTGCCGTCGAATCTCGCGCTTTGTACGTTTTCTTCGGATTTTGCTTTTTCTTATGCATGcgttttttgctttctagattattttttatgctttggtttatCACCGATCTTTCCTAGCTTTTGGAcaaaaaaattcaataaaatACACGAAAAAatcgttttttattttttttaggaGAGGCACAATTTTGCTTTTACGAAAGGTGTGGTCGTGGCTCTCGGAAAAAAAAAGATGTTTTCTATTTTTGCGAGATGCACGATTTTGCTTCCTCAAGAGACATGGTTATGTGTTCGCGAGAGGCACTGTCGTGCCTCTTGgaatttgaaaatatattttatgtttctttttcacgagaggcacgaccgtgcctcttggaatttgaaaaaatattttctgttttcttttcgcgagaggcacggttttgctttcgtgagaggcacgatCGTACCTCTCGAAAACAGAATAATGggttttctattgttgttgttttttgtgagCGACACGATTTTGCTTGTGCAAGAGACACGATTTTGCCTTTGCGAGAGGCATGACGATGTCTCTGaaaaaaaaaatctgtttttttctaccgcgagaggcatggttttttaGTCTGATTTTTTTTTCGTGAACAAAAAGTTCATTAAAATTTATCAACATAgggtctagttttaaagatctcgacgGGAGGAACCCAGCGATGAAAACGGTTTGAGATTTAGACAcatggtttaagagataaaacattttaaaaatacatATCTACAAAAAAAATAAACTCCTTAATTGCGACAAATGAAACACATACAATGCGTCACTTCTCATAACCTCAAAAGATGAAAGTAATCTTTGAAATAAGTACTCCTCAATTAGTGATTTAGGGCATGCATGCCAAACGTGAGCGAGTCCATTTTTTCTTTGGTACTGTGTAGCCAGTCCGTAGTTCGTGATGGAGAATATGCTCAGGGTATAGTTAGTGGCCGATGTATGACAAACGTGAACCAGTCCGTAGTTGTTTTTTTTGCTGGGTAGTCAGTCCATAGGTCTTAACAGAGAATACGCTGACGCAAAGGCTATACCTCGCTTACAGCGATTGTTCCTTTGGTCGCCTGAATTATTTTCGGCCCCGCTATAGTACTGGGCcggccggttcttcctttctttgTTTTCTAGAGAAGATTGTCTAGGACAGGGATATAACTCAGCGTGGTAGTGTCACCTTTAGGTGGTCGAAGTCATCAGTTCGTCGCTCGTCATGGTTGATGTACTGGTTTCTTCCGGGGTTTTATTGtttattcttttcttttcttttatttttctttcggctttctttacttttccacCAGTTTTCttcaattttttgttttttttgcttttcttatGTTTTTCACTGTTTCTTCTTGTTTATTCTTCGTCTTTGTTTGTTTCTTTCGGGGCTTCCAtggattttgtttttattttgttttcctctttttcattttttgtttttgGTTTTCATCAGTTTTCATCTTTTTCTTTGTTCCATTCTCTGTTTTTTAATCCATTGTCAAAACAAATCTATACATAATTTATACATTTTCTCAATACTTGACTAAAAATATATTGAGTAGATGGTCAAGATTTTTTTCCAATACACATTTTTGACATTTTCAAATGTTTGAttaatatattttaaaatacaagattaacattttttgaaacatggCCAACGTTTTTTCTATACACTATTTTACATTTTACAATGCTTGTTTAACATTTTTCATATGTAACATTAACATTTTTTTAcaaatttaacattttttaaatgcttaATTATCATTTCTTAAAATGCAAGACGAAATATTTTTCAATAGATGGTCAACACTTTTTTATATAAATTTaacattcttcaaatgcatggttaaCTTTTTTTAATAGAATACAAGATTAACTTTTTtaaatacatggtcaacattttattCTATGCacatttaatatgtttcaaatacTTGATTATGAAATTTTAGATACATATTAAACATTTTtaatacatgattaacatttttatatacaattAGCACTTTTCAAATGTTGGATTAACATTTTTCTCAAATGTTAGTATGTAAAGTATTTTATGTAATATATTTAGTTATAATATTTGGAAGTACAAACAAAATTAACGAAAGAAGAATGAGAAAAATGAAAACTATAAAGGTAAACTAACCCTAAAAAATGAGGTTGTGGCCTTCCACGTGGGCGATCTAAGGAGACGCCTTAAGCGCGAGCATGCGAGGTCTTGCTTTAAGCGAGACATAGCATTGCCCATGCGCTAAGGGTGTAGTAATAGTGGTCATTGTAAAAAAAAGTCCAAATATCATGATAAATAGGTTGGCTTCTTTTTGGGAAGGTTCTAGAACGTTCGTTTTAGTTTCCTTTGGCCTCTTTTGGGCATGGGTGTCAATGCTAAATGTGTCATGTCTAAGCTAGGTGTGTGGGAACGACGGTAACATGAACACATGATTTTATCCTGGTTGGGGCTCTCTTGAAACGATAATACCCTATGTCctactttggtttgtattgatatgGGATATAGTAAAGAGTACATATATCTACCACGAGATTATTCTATGGTATTCTAATGAATAAGTGATGCAATAATCTATTGATTAGTCCAACCTCAATATATATAATGCATTGGAGGCCTCGGGTTTAGAAGAGTCGTCGTCTTGTGCTTCCATGTACACATAATGTGTTGTGCGAAGTGGCCCATTAGAGAACGACCATAGATGTCCTCGGCCCGACCCACCTGGTCGGGAGATGGCGTGATGAgtaccttgttggaaatatgccttagaggcaataataaattaattattattatatttccttgttcataataatcgtttattgtccatgctagaattgtattgattggaaactcaaatacatgtgtggatacatagacaccacactgtccctagtgagtctctagttgactagttcgttgatcaaagatggtcaaggtttcctggccataggcaagtgttgtcacttgataacgagatcacatcattgggagaatgatgtgatggacaagacccaaactatgaacgtagcatgtgatcgtgtcattttgttgctattgttttctgcgtgtcaagtatttattcttatgaccatgagatcatgtaactcactgacaccgaaggaataccttgtgtgtatcaaacgtcacaccgttactgggtgactctaaaggttctctacaggtatttctgaaggtgtacgttgagttagcatggatcaagacagggatttgtcactccgcgtgacagagaggtatctcgggggcccattcggtaatacaacatcacaaataagccttgcaagcaatgtgactcaagtgttagtcatgggatcttgtattacggaacgagtaaagagacttgccggtaacaagattgaaataggtatagagataccaacgaacaaatctcgggcaagtaacataccgaaggacaaagggaatggtatacgagattatatgaatccttggcagagaggttcaaccgataagatcttcgtagaatatgtaggatccaatatggacatccaggtcctgctattggatattggtcggggagtgtctcaagtcatgtctgcatagttctcaaacccgcagggtctgcacacttaaggttcagtgatgtttcggtatagttgagttataggtgttgacgaccgaaggttgttcggagtcccgtatgagatcacggacgtcacgagggtttccggaatggtctgggaacgaagattgatatataggatagtttcatttggtctccgaaaagatttcgggcattaccggcagtgtaccgggagtgacgaatgggttccgggttttcaccgagaggggcccacccacccgggagtgagcccaatagtcta
Coding sequences within:
- the LOC123440516 gene encoding transcription factor DUO1-like, producing the protein MASMGELLLNQELAAVAAMSTDAYGRFERYTLSPAHGFPHFQQAGSAPTVFPDTGLLVSGFGMPPSTFIVMPEGTHAADAYGAEAVPVEIPVVRRQRPAARNAGPTPFRGPWTEEEDELLKRLVDQHGEHKWATISDHLPGRIGKQCRERWTNHVRPGIKKEHIWTEADDILLIDAHKIHGNRWSSIARCLPGRSENAVKNHWNATKRSLKSKRRFKKKTSQQAAPGQFTLLEEYIRDKMMADENAAPPCPSSGGVGYDGQVVPGAAAMLAVSGPPGMGQYLHPADAAGSSSQAGVMNLSAPLPDLNAYGGEMLEGYYYPATFPTYSDNNLLHHGPETAFPQMFSAQGSMHMHAACTNLNLFPLPQHLGGGYYGSETGRSSAGGSSDQDEDVVQMASREFQTSEDEATLDLTGFS